The genomic region GAAGGGCTTCACGCACGGCGGGAACGGCGGCGTTGGCCTGCGGCCCCACCTCCAGGCCGAGGCTGCGGGCCAGGTCGGCGAGGGCGCCCAGGATCAGGTTCTCCTGCTCCGAGGGGATCCACCAGATCACATTGAACTCGCCGCTGTGGCGGTACACGTATTCAACGGCGATCTGCGACTTCCCGACACCGCCCATGCCGTGCAGCGCGTGCGGGAGGACGGCTGTGGTCTCGTCCTCCCGCAACTGCCGCTCCACCGCCGCCAGAAGACTCTCCCGCCCGGTGAAGTTCGGGTTCTTCGGTGGCACGTTGCCCATGATCTTCGGCTGGCCCGTACGGACGAACCGGAGCTCCGGCGCAAGGGCGTGCGTGCCCGCCTCGACCCGATCCTGCTCGGTGTCTACGGGTGGTGTCGTCGACGACACAGATCCTCCTGGTGGAACCGTCGAATGCGACGGGGAAGCGGGGCCGATCTCATTCACATCAGATGCCTCTTTATCATCGATTGTCGCCCCCGCCGACGCTCCCGCGCCGTGCAGCAGCTCGCTGTTGACGAGCGCCGCGCGCCTCCGGTACGGCATGCCTCCGAGCGCGCGGAGCACGGCCAGTTCGATGCGCAGCCACGCGGGCCCTCCCCCCGGATCCGGAAGGGCGGCCTGCGCCGGATCACGCAGCGCGGCGCGCAGCCGTACGCCCTGTGCCCGGCTGGCCCGTGATTCCGCGAGCAGGCCTACGGCCCGGGCGAGTTGGGTGCGGTTCCCGGTGGCCAGCAGTGCCTCGCGAATGCCGTCGGCGAAGTCGGGACCGCCCTCTCCGTCCCGCTCCCAGTCGATCAGGCCACCCATCATCACCTCGGCCAGGTGCTCGGGGCGGGACTCGGGAAAGGCCCGGGCGCGCAGCTCCTCGATGACGTCGAAGCGCAGGGGCGCCACCGCCAGCAGGACGGCGAGGTGCCGTGCGAGCGGGCTGGCCAGCGCGACGAATCTGCGGACGGCGTCTGCTGCCGCGCGGGGGCCCTCGATCCTCGGGGCCCGCAGCCCGGCCGCGGCCACCCCCTTGGCCATCGCGCCGGCGAGGACCACGGGCAGCGTCCGGCGTACGCCGCGTTCGCCGGTGACCAGGTCCGCCCAGGCGCGGAACGAGCCGGGGCGCAGGCTGAGGACCGGTACGGCCACGGAGCCGTCACCCGTGTCGGGCAGGATGTGCGCGTGCTCCGGCACTCCGTGCGGCGGGTGGCAGAGGAAGTGGCGGTTGAGCGCCCCGAATCCGGCGGCGTCGAGCCGCGCCCGGAAGGGGTAGACCGACGAGCGGTGGCGCAGGTACGGCGGCAGCAGATGCACGAGCGCCGTCGGCCCGGCCGCCGAGAGCCGCCCCAGCAGTTCGTCCGCGCCGCCCTCGGCCCATCCGGGGGCCAGCCCGTCGGTCACGACGAGGAACAGCCGTGTCCCCCTGCCGTCCAGGAGCTCGGCCGGGTCGGCCCGCCTGTTGCCGGGCCAGCGCAGCTCGGGCGGTGCCGCACCGGGCAGCAGGACGTCGACCGTACGGACGTCCCTGAAGGCACCGCTGCGGACCGCCTCGTCGGTCAGCTGGCGTAAGGAGCTGTCCCAGACGGGCATGGTGGGCGCCCTGTCGACGAGCAGCATGAGGTCGAAGGCGCGTTCCTGGACCGGGTCGAGGTAGGGGATCCACAGTCCGTCGATCACACCGTTCTCGGCGGTGCGGGCCTCGTCCAGCCGGCTTTCGTGGCGTGACGGCACGCGCCGGCCCAGGCCGCGCAGGGCCTTGGCCAGGGGCAGCGGCACGACGCGCCGCGTGGGGCGTGCGTCGTCCGGAGCGAAGGTGTCGGGCCGGCCCTGCCGCGAGGGGAGAGCGTCGAGCAGTTCGATGTCCCGTGGGTCGACTCCCGGGTGGCTCGCAGCGGGCACCGTGTCCTCCGCGCCCTGCTCGAACGGAGGAGCCGCGCCCTCGGGGAAGTCGCTCTCCAGGTCGTCCGGTAAGGACGCGGGGTCCGGGTCGGTCCCCCCGTCCGCTGCACGGCCCGCACGGTGCCAGGCCGCCGCGAGCCAGACGGCGTCGGCGAGGTCCTGCCAGCTCGCCTCGCCGTCGGTGTCATGGAGGTCGCCGCCACTCGGCGCGGGCGACGTGTCCGGGGCGCGTTCGCGTGGCGAGCCGTTCATCAGCGGCCTTTCGAGAGGTCGCGGAGAAGCATCTCGATGAGCTTACGCCCGTCACTGTCGTCCCGGAATCCATGGGCCGTGGTGAGTTGGACCGCGTTCAGCAGCTGGTCGACGGACTGGGTGCCTCCGCCTTCCAGACGCCTGACGAAGTCGTCCACGAGGTCGTCGATGCCTTCGGGGCGCCGTCCCAGGTGGCTGATGACGATGGACACGAGGTGCTCGCGGCTGGGCGGGCGCATCTCCAGCGGCAGACACCGGCGCCGGAAGGCGGCGGGGAACTCACGTTCGCCATTGCTCGTGATCACGACCACGGGGAACTCCGCGCACTCGACCCTGCCCGCCTCGATGACGGCGCGGCCCTGGGGGTCGTCGGTGAAGACGGACAGCTCGGCCACGCCCGCGCGTACCAGTTCCGGGATCTCGTAGCTGCCGTTCTCCAGGACGTGGAGCAGGTCGTTGGGCAGGTCGATGTCGCTCTTGTCCAACTCGTCGACGAGCAGCACCCTGGGGCGTCCGTAGGCGAGCAGAGCCGTGCCGAGTGGTCCGAGGGTCACGAAGTCACCCAGGTCGGGCGCGCTGCCCGTTTCGCGCTCCGCCTCCGGGGCACCCCCGGCACGCCAGGCGGCGATCGCCTGCGCCCGCCCGATGGCGTCGTACTCGTAGAGCCCGCCGCGCAGGGTGGTGCGGCTGACGATGCTCCAGGGCAGGACCCTGCCGAGCCCCAGTTCCTGGGCGATCAGATACGCGAGGGTGGATTTGCCCACTCCGGGTGGGCCAGTGATCAGCAGGGGGCGCCGCAGCAGAAGCGCGGCGTTGACCGCGTTGATCTCCTCCTCGCGTAACTGCGGGCCCTCCTGCACGGTGCCGAGCCGGCGCAGCGCCGACTGCGCGTCGTCCGGGGGGTCCTGCTGCAACGGACTTCCGGCGAACACCCGCCAGGGCGGCGGCTGTGGCAGCTCCGGCGGACCGCCCGCCGGGGGCTTCCCCGTTGCGTGGAACACCCTCCAGGAGGGTGGCGTGACGGACTGCGCTGCCGAGACCTGCTCGGTCATGCTGTCAACTCCTCGCAGTCGACCAGGCGGTACGGGTCGTCCCAGAAGAACGCCATGTACTTACCCACGGAAAGGCTGTCACGCCCCAACTCCTCGGCCTCCTGCCGGATCTGACTGACTTTCGACGGGAGCTGGGCCGGCGGATGCGCGAGCAGGAGGGTCAGCACCTGGCCGGAGAGGTCCGGGCTGTCCGGTCTGCGGTCCCAGGCTGCCAGTCCGACCCCCTGCTCGATGGCGATGCTGAGCGCGTCCATACCGTGGCCAGGCAGGACGGGAACATCGAGTATGACCGCCGTCAGACGCGGGTTCCCCGCGAGTCCGGCATGCCAGCGCTCCAGGCGGTCGCCCTGCTGCCCGTGCCACCGGTGCGTCTCCGCCACGCCGACCTTCTTGAGCTGTGCCCACCGGGCCCGCCACCGGCCGAGCTCCACCGTGTCACGGGCCCTCATGCGCTCGAGGCTCCGCAGATGGACATGGTAGCGAAGGGCGATCGGCATCCGGACATGAGACCGCGTACCCAATTCGATGCCCGCCATGTCGTGATTGAGGAATTGGAGGGGGAGGACGAACTCGATCTGGACCGGGGGGTCGTTCTCGTTCTCCGAGACATCCGCCCAGCGTGAGGCGCCCTGGCTGATCGCCCGTTCGACAGCACCGGCCAGTGCGTCGAGGCTGGTGCGTTCGATGTCTCCCGCCACGGGCTCCCAGTACCCCGGCGCGGCGTTGACCCAGTGACGTACATAGACATCAGCCGAACTGTCGTCGGCGGGCTCCACCATCACGACGAGACAACGTGACACATACGGATCGGCCGACGGCCGGGCCTCCATCGCGCGCCTCCGCTCCTCCAGCGCCCGCACGGCGTCCGGGCCGGCTTCCCGGGCCCACGCGTCCGACCAGTTACAGAGCTCCTCGCGGAGCACGGGCTGCGCCAGGGAGGCGGTGGCCTCGACGAGCACCAGCGCCGGGGGCAGACCGTCGGCCTGGGTGTTCACGGCGCACAGGTGGTCGAAGAGCTGGACCGGCGTCCGGCCGTACGGCACGTCGGCGCCGAGCTCGTGGTTCAGGATCGTGTGCAGGCGGGTCCCGTCGACGCGCCACACCTCTCCGAGGAGCCGGTGGGCCTCCCGCACCGCCTCGGGGGTGAACTCCTCGGCCGACAGGACGGCTTCCACGATCCGTGTCAGCCGGGCCGCGCACTCGTGGCCCGCGATGGCGCGCACGGCGGAGACCAGCGCTTCGAGACCCTTCTCGTGCTTCAGCAGTTCCCGGAGGAATGACAGCATGTCGGCCCGCGGGTTCTGCCGCCGGTAGACGATCTCCACACCTATGTGCTCCGCGGCGAAGGCGATGAACTGTCCGCACTGGTCGCGGTCGGTCACGAAATCCTGTTCACACAGGAAGTCGACCAGCGCGACGATGAGTCGCGTCCTGGCCTCGCCCGGCCCATCCCCTCCGGACAGCCCGTTCCCCACCACCGACCACCCCCGTCGAGCCGGTACCACCTTCATGACAGATCGCGAAGTTATCACGCCGGATCTTCAGCAACCAGCTTCACTGCAGGGCCTGTTGACCACCTGTGACACACACTCGGCACACGCTTGCGAGCCCATGGCCGGGCCCCGGGAGACACATCACCCGGACGAGTGAGCGCTGCCTCTCGCCGGTCACACCGGTGCGGGCCCCGAGCTCGCTCGTACCGTCAGAACCGGTTCCAGGAGCTCCACCTCGTCCGTACCCCGGCCCGCGAGCTTCGCGACCACCTGTTCCACCGCCCGGCGCCCCATCTCCTGTGCAGGGATGGCCACGGAGGTGAGCCGCACCGACGCCTGCGTGGCCACCTGTTCCGGGCAGATGGCCACGACGGACACGTCCTCCGGCACGGCTCGCCCCTGCTGCTGGAGCAGGTTGAGCAGCGGTTCGACGGCGGCCTCGTTCTGGACGATGAAGCCGGTCGTCCCCGGCCGCTCGTCGAAGATCCGGCCCAAGGTGCCGGCCATCGCGGCGTACCCGCCCTCGCAGGGCCGGTGCAGGATGCGCATCCCGGCCTCCTGCGCCTTGGCCCGTATGCCGTCCACGGTCCGTTCGGCGAAACCGGTGTGCCGCTCGTACACGGCGGCCGCTTCGCCGATCACCGCCACCTCGCGGTGGCCGAGGCCCGCGAGGTGGTCCACGCAGAGCGCCCCGGTGGCCTCGAAGTCGAGATCCACACAGGTCAGCCCGGAGGTGTCGGCGGGCAGGCCGATGAGGACGGCGGTCCGGCCCGAGTCACGGAGCAACGGCAGGCGTTCGTCGTGCAGTTCGACGTCCATCAGGATCATCGCGTCGGCCAGCGAGCTGCCCGCGATCCGCCGGACGGCCGCCGGGCCCTCCTCTCCGGTGAGCAGCAGGACGTCGTAGCCGTGCGTGCGGGCGCTGGTGGCGACTGCGATGGCGATCTCCATCATCACCGGCACGTACATGTCCGTACGCAGGGGCACCATCAGTGCGACGATGTTGGACCTGCTGCTGGCGAGGGCGCGGGCACCGGCGTTGGGGTGGTATCCCAGCTGCTGGATACTGTGTTCCACCCGCTCCCGGGTGGAGGCCGATATCGACCGCTTGCCGCTGAGGACGTAGCTCACCGTGCTCGCGGAGACTCCGGCGTGCTGGGCGACCTCGGCAAGCGTGACCATTCGGCTTCTCCCCTACAGTGGCGACCGGAGGGGAGAGCGGGTGAAGCGCTTCGACAGCGCGCGCTGTGCTCCCCTTCGCACTCTGACATGCACAGACACCGTGGAGCCTAGACTCGCTCACAGGGACTGTCCAGAGTAGGAGTCGAAGCGCTTCGACCGCATCGTCGGCAGTGGTTCGCTGCCACCCACCGTGACTCAGGACGCCGAGGGTGTCCAGCCTGCCAGCCAGTCGGCGGTCTCCTGCTCCGCGGCCTGTGAGTCGGTGAGCTGCGGCCGGTCGCTGCTCGCCGGGCCGGATCCGGGCCCGGTGTTCCCGTATTCGGCGAAGCGGTCGTCCTTCCAGGAGAAGCCGCTCATGTCCGTCCACGGCGCGGACCGGACCGCCGAGCTGAGTGTCGTTCCACGGAAGGTGGCCATCGGGTCGAGCGAGGCGTCCCCGCCCGCGTGCCACGGCCGTCCGAGGTGGAAGGACGACGCCGATACGTCGCCGTTGACGGTGGATCCGGTGATCAGGAAGCCCTTGCGGTCGGCGGCCGTGCTGGGTGCGGCGATGTAGCCTGCGGAGCTGCCGTCCCAGCGCTTCTTCAGTGTGATGACGGATGCGTCGATCACCGCGGTGGCGCGTCCGAAGATGAAGTCGACGTTGCCGATGACGTAGGAGTTCTTCATGTAGACGCGGCCGAGTGTCGCTTTGGAGGCGGTGTCGAGCAGCAGGGTGTCCTGGTCGCCCGTGATGATCACGGAGTCGAGGAAGACCTTGTCCGCGGCGGTGCGCAGGGCCACGGCCTGGAGCCCGCTCATGTTCTGGTTGGCGGCCTCGTCGAAGTCGTTGGAGATCGTGAGGTTGCGGGCCTGGAAGCCATTGGCCTCGGCGGCGACGGTGGCGCTGCCACTGGTGCCGTAGGTGCCCGAGCCGTCGGGCTTCGGGGTGCCGGAGGCGTTGTTGTAGACGATGACGGTGTCGTTGCGGCTGGAGCCGCTGCCCTGAAGGGTGACGTTCTGCTTGTTGGAGGGGATCTTCACGAGTTCGCGGTAGGTCCCGGGCTTGATGGAGACCACCACCCGCGCGGTGTTGCCTGCTGGGACAGCGTTCACCGCCGCCTGCACGGTCCTGTACTGCCCGCTGCCGTCCTTGGCGACGGTGATGGTGGTCGCCGCCTCGGCCGCGGACGCCGGCCCGGAGCTCCAGGCCGGGGCTGCGGCAAGGAGTGCCGCCACCCCCGCCGTCATCGCTGTGCGCGGCCTCGGGCGGTGGGCGGTGCGTCGTCGTCGGCTGGCTGCCATGGCCTGATCCGTTCGTCGGGGAGGATGTGGGGTTCCACGGGGTAGTCGCCGCGACCGCCCCGGAGGTTGCCGGGCGCCCCGGCGTCACGGCCGCCGGAATCACGTGTCCCGCATCCGGTCGCCGGTGCGGGGCGAGGGCGAGGAGGGCGGCCGTCCCCCGCGGCTCACGGGCACCTGGACCCGTGAGCCGCGGCGGACCCGGATCGGGCCCGGGCGGCCTCAGGAGACCGGGACGAGCTTGAACTGCTGGCAGGTGTTGTTCAGCCAGGACCACTGCCGCACGTCGGCGCCGTCGGCCGTCGAGCAGTCCGCCACATCGGCGACCTTGCCTGTGGCCTGGTTGACGATGCGTACCCAGCCCCCGGCCTCGGTGGTGACGAAGCGGAAGCGCTG from Streptomyces sp. QL37 harbors:
- the fxsT gene encoding FxSxx-COOH system tetratricopeptide repeat protein; its protein translation is MNGSPRERAPDTSPAPSGGDLHDTDGEASWQDLADAVWLAAAWHRAGRAADGGTDPDPASLPDDLESDFPEGAAPPFEQGAEDTVPAASHPGVDPRDIELLDALPSRQGRPDTFAPDDARPTRRVVPLPLAKALRGLGRRVPSRHESRLDEARTAENGVIDGLWIPYLDPVQERAFDLMLLVDRAPTMPVWDSSLRQLTDEAVRSGAFRDVRTVDVLLPGAAPPELRWPGNRRADPAELLDGRGTRLFLVVTDGLAPGWAEGGADELLGRLSAAGPTALVHLLPPYLRHRSSVYPFRARLDAAGFGALNRHFLCHPPHGVPEHAHILPDTGDGSVAVPVLSLRPGSFRAWADLVTGERGVRRTLPVVLAGAMAKGVAAAGLRAPRIEGPRAAADAVRRFVALASPLARHLAVLLAVAPLRFDVIEELRARAFPESRPEHLAEVMMGGLIDWERDGEGGPDFADGIREALLATGNRTQLARAVGLLAESRASRAQGVRLRAALRDPAQAALPDPGGGPAWLRIELAVLRALGGMPYRRRAALVNSELLHGAGASAGATIDDKEASDVNEIGPASPSHSTVPPGGSVSSTTPPVDTEQDRVEAGTHALAPELRFVRTGQPKIMGNVPPKNPNFTGRESLLAAVERQLREDETTAVLPHALHGMGGVGKSQIAVEYVYRHSGEFNVIWWIPSEQENLILGALADLARSLGLEVGPQANAAVPAVREALRTGKPFDNWLLVFDNAEDIEAVRSYFPNGGPGKIIVTSRNREWERVATPLSVDVFDREESIALLQRRARGLSSGDADRLAAALGDLPLAVEQAGAWHAATGMPVDEYLTLLDERRPEILELDPSPDYPLPVAAVWDISLGRLSQDNPAARQLLEICACMAPEPIPLNLFRGGRNVEVTPELDPVLRDPLLLARATRDLSKLSLVRLDHKTATLQMHRLMQNVIVARMDPEERARMTRAAHLLLTTAKPGAPASPDQWPAYQAILPHVIASGAVESSDAWVRDLVYDMVFFLYYWGAHESGAAQARLAWSAWRAQSGDEDLHVIRITKLLGFYLRLLGRPAEGVVHNERALAISRGADIPDEELVDSMWQMAGALRHRGEFTQARELAEEAFTRASDLFGPEDPTTLSAAHDYGVTLRLIGDFAAAREIDEETARQRELLYGPVNALTLNTLNGLSIDMREAGDFLGARALQESNYLPYVTHFGETNAATIRAALNLAVCRRRAGVVEGGADLAEQTLERFTTRYGLNNTDALGAAIHAMVERRLNGDLAGSRELGEQTLAAYRKVLGDHHPYTQFARINLAATLRAQGDTDRAEALDALALDGLESTLGPKHINTLTAGMCRANDHYARLDFAQAMAADSAVLPTLTETAGPEHPLTLACTANLALDRRGLGESDEADRLNRVAVQGLSRLLGANHPWHTSARLHQRIECDITPLPM
- a CDS encoding pectinesterase family protein gives rise to the protein MAASRRRRTAHRPRPRTAMTAGVAALLAAAPAWSSGPASAAEAATTITVAKDGSGQYRTVQAAVNAVPAGNTARVVVSIKPGTYRELVKIPSNKQNVTLQGSGSSRNDTVIVYNNASGTPKPDGSGTYGTSGSATVAAEANGFQARNLTISNDFDEAANQNMSGLQAVALRTAADKVFLDSVIITGDQDTLLLDTASKATLGRVYMKNSYVIGNVDFIFGRATAVIDASVITLKKRWDGSSAGYIAAPSTAADRKGFLITGSTVNGDVSASSFHLGRPWHAGGDASLDPMATFRGTTLSSAVRSAPWTDMSGFSWKDDRFAEYGNTGPGSGPASSDRPQLTDSQAAEQETADWLAGWTPSAS
- a CDS encoding AAA family ATPase; the encoded protein is MTEQVSAAQSVTPPSWRVFHATGKPPAGGPPELPQPPPWRVFAGSPLQQDPPDDAQSALRRLGTVQEGPQLREEEINAVNAALLLRRPLLITGPPGVGKSTLAYLIAQELGLGRVLPWSIVSRTTLRGGLYEYDAIGRAQAIAAWRAGGAPEAERETGSAPDLGDFVTLGPLGTALLAYGRPRVLLVDELDKSDIDLPNDLLHVLENGSYEIPELVRAGVAELSVFTDDPQGRAVIEAGRVECAEFPVVVITSNGEREFPAAFRRRCLPLEMRPPSREHLVSIVISHLGRRPEGIDDLVDDFVRRLEGGGTQSVDQLLNAVQLTTAHGFRDDSDGRKLIEMLLRDLSKGR
- a CDS encoding LacI family DNA-binding transcriptional regulator — protein: MVTLAEVAQHAGVSASTVSYVLSGKRSISASTRERVEHSIQQLGYHPNAGARALASSRSNIVALMVPLRTDMYVPVMMEIAIAVATSARTHGYDVLLLTGEEGPAAVRRIAGSSLADAMILMDVELHDERLPLLRDSGRTAVLIGLPADTSGLTCVDLDFEATGALCVDHLAGLGHREVAVIGEAAAVYERHTGFAERTVDGIRAKAQEAGMRILHRPCEGGYAAMAGTLGRIFDERPGTTGFIVQNEAAVEPLLNLLQQQGRAVPEDVSVVAICPEQVATQASVRLTSVAIPAQEMGRRAVEQVVAKLAGRGTDEVELLEPVLTVRASSGPAPV